One Vallitalea longa genomic window, GTCTAAATATATTAAACAGATACTTAGGCTTTCAATTATTATTTAATGCATTTCTAGTAAAGATAAATATATAAAATCATGAGCCTGTGGACTTATAGTGTTTAACCCCTATGTTCCATACTATTAGACAAGGTACAATAAATAAAATTCCAACTATAGGTGAAATCATATATAGTAGGTTGTTTGATGTATTTTTATCTAGTAAATACATAAGCGGGTAATAATTAACACATCCAAAAGGAATTATATATGTGAAGAAATTTTTAACCCACTTTTTATAAATCCCTAAAGGATATTGCCCCATTTCTCTTCCTCCATCTGTGAGTACGTTAGCAATTTCCAACCCTTGAATAGTCCAAAAGCATAAGGTAGCTGTAAGTATGAATATTCCTGAGAAAATAAAAATACCACTTATGATCATTAATAGGAATACAATTAGTTTTAAGGGACACCATCTAATAGAGACATTAAAAAGTGCCCATATCATAACTATGATACCTTGTAAGAGACGACCTATCCTGGTAAATTCAAATTTCGACCCTAACACTTGGATAATAGTTCCACGAGGTCTTACAAGAATTCTATCAAAATTCCCCGTTCTTATAAGGGCAGAAAAGTTATCAAACCCTCTGACAAAACATTCACTTATAGAAAAAACTATGTGGATAATAGAAAAACACAGCATGACTTCATAGAAACTCCATCCACTTATATTATCAAATCTCTGGAACATAAAATATATTCCAGCAAATAAAGAAAAAGGAACAAAAAATTGACCTAAGCATAACAATATAAAAGAAGTCCTATATTGTAGCTGAGACTTCAATAATATTTTTAAGTATTTTAAGAATAGTTTCATAGCAACCTCCAATCTTAACCACCTTGTACAATCACTTTTTTTAATACTTTTTTCATGCAGAATCGTCCTAGTATCACAAGCACTCCTAACCATAGTATTTGAGTTAGTATACCAACTATAGCTTCGTTCTGAGGAATATGACCTGAATAAATACGGAAAGGCATATCACATGTTACATGAAAAGGAAGTATATAAACAATACGCTTAATCCATTCAGGCATAAAAGGAATAGGAATAATTATTCCAGCAAGAAATTCTCCTAATACTCCAAATAAAAGCATTGAACCTGTCGGTGATAGAGTAACAAATACTGAAATATATATGAACATTGTTATAGAAACAACAACCAAAAGCCCTAATATAAGTGAAACACAAAACAATATGAATGTTAGGATATCAGGCGGCAATGACATCTTATAAGGTTCCGGAAGAATAAAAGCAATAAACAATATAGGGAAACTCCTAAGTAGTGCACCCGATAATCTGCCAGCAAGAAGTTTAGAAAACCATAATCCATATATTTTGATAGGTCGTACTAATTCATAAGCTATATTACCACTGGTAATCAGATCAAAGAGTTCAATATCTCTATACCAAAGCATTATGAAAACCAAAAAAGATTGTTCGAGCCAAATGTAGGTGACCGTTTGATTATAAGAAATAGGTTGACTGCTGGTATTGCTGTTGAAAAAAGCTTCAAATACCATTATGAAAATGAATCCGAAGAAAAATTGAGTAGCTATACCTGCAATAGCCGCAATCCTATACTGCATACCATTTATCAAACGCAACTTGAAAACAGATAAATAACTTTTCATATGGCATACTCCTTATATAATTTTACGATTATTTCTTCTACTGGTTCTGATTCTACATTAACGTCAATAAGGTCAAATTTACTGGATAAAGACGATATGACTTGTGATACAGATATTTTTTTCGTGTCAACAGACAGTATATTACGTTCTGTTGATGATGATAGCACAGATACACCTGTTATATTAATTGGTATGTGAGATTCGCCATGTTTGACTGTGACTGTTTTATTACCAGAGTATTTTTTCCTTAGTTCTTCCAGATTACCATCATATAATATGGTACCTTTTCCTATTAATAGGATTCTATTGGCTAGAGCTTC contains:
- a CDS encoding ABC transporter permease, with the protein product MKSYLSVFKLRLINGMQYRIAAIAGIATQFFFGFIFIMVFEAFFNSNTSSQPISYNQTVTYIWLEQSFLVFIMLWYRDIELFDLITSGNIAYELVRPIKIYGLWFSKLLAGRLSGALLRSFPILFIAFILPEPYKMSLPPDILTFILFCVSLILGLLVVVSITMFIYISVFVTLSPTGSMLLFGVLGEFLAGIIIPIPFMPEWIKRIVYILPFHVTCDMPFRIYSGHIPQNEAIVGILTQILWLGVLVILGRFCMKKVLKKVIVQGG
- a CDS encoding ABC transporter permease, with product MKLFLKYLKILLKSQLQYRTSFILLCLGQFFVPFSLFAGIYFMFQRFDNISGWSFYEVMLCFSIIHIVFSISECFVRGFDNFSALIRTGNFDRILVRPRGTIIQVLGSKFEFTRIGRLLQGIIVMIWALFNVSIRWCPLKLIVFLLMIISGIFIFSGIFILTATLCFWTIQGLEIANVLTDGGREMGQYPLGIYKKWVKNFFTYIIPFGCVNYYPLMYLLDKNTSNNLLYMISPIVGILFIVPCLIVWNIGVKHYKSTGS